CTATTTGACCGTTTATAAATGAAAGCATTTCATGTGTCTAGTCCCCCtatttgaaggtgtcataagtatttgaacaaattaatttatatCTATTGAAGTAGTCCAAAATgttgtatttggtcccatattcctcgCACGCTATGACTACATAAAGTCTGTGACTGTTGGATGCATTTGTAGTTTGTTTTGGCTGTTTCGGAGTATGTTGTCACTAATAAATCAGATAAGTGAAAACAGATATGtctgaaaataccctcaaataaaaggttacCTTCTGTACTACCGCCTTATATGAAACAATTGATCTCATAATCCAAAATGGTGGAGTATTGAGCAAATttagttttagcttcactgtccaaatagaTACGTAGGGGAGTATATGTCTCAACTACACCATTACAGTGCATTTACTATCACTTACTGGAGCGAACACTTTGAGAAACAGTTCATTTCTGTGATCGTTTCACTTCTCAGACTCCGCATGTATCTGTGCGAGAACCGACGATAAGGTCTCACTCTCAGATAGAATGAAATAGCTCTGTGGTCTCAGATCCCCTttgggagaggttgagaggaaggaagggaagaagggacgGAAGAGGGGAGGNNNNNNNNNNNNNNNNNNNNNNNNNNNNNNNNNNNNNNNNNNNNNNNNNNNNNNNNNNNNNNNNNNNNNNNNNNNNNNNNNNNNNNNNNNNNNNNNNNNNNNNNNNNNNNNNNNNNNNNNNNNNNNNNNNNNNNNNNNNNNNNNNNNNNNNNNNNNNNNNNNNNNNNNNNNNNNNNNNNNNNNNNNNNNNNNNNNNNNNNNNNNNNNNNNNNNNNNNNNNNNNNNNNNNNNNNNNNNNNNNNNNNNNNNNNNNNNNNNNNNNNNNNNNNNNNNNNNNNNNNNNNNNNNNNNNNNNNNNNNNNNNNNNNNNNNNNNNNNNNNNNNNNNNNNNNNNNNNNNNNNNNNNNNNNNNNNNNNNNNNNNNNNNNNNNNNNNNNNNNNNNNNNNNNNNNNNNNNNNNNNNNNNNNNNNNNNNNNNNNNNNNNNNNNNNNNNNNNNNNNNNNNNNNNNNNNNNNNNNNNNNNNNNNNNNNNNNNNNNNNNNNNNNNNNNNNNNNNNNNNNNNNNNNNNNNNNNNNNNNNNNNNNNNNNNNNNNNNNNNNNNNNNNNNNNNNNNNNNNNNNNNNNNNNNNNNNNNNNNNNNNNNNNNNNNNNNNNNNNNNNNNNNNNNNNNNNNNNNNNNNNNNNNNNNNNNNNNNNNNNNNNNNNNNNNNNNNNNNNNNNNNNNNNNNNNNNNNNNNNNNNNNNNNNNNNNNNNNNNNNNNNNNNNNNNNNNNNNNNNNNNNNNNNNNNNNNNNNNNNNNNNNNNNNNNNNNNNNNNNNNNNNNNNNNNNNNNNNNNNNNNNNNNNNNNNNNNNNNNNNNNNNNNNNNNNNNNNNNNNNNNNNNNNNNNNNNNNNNNNNCCCAAGTTCAAACCTCAAATACGCCTTTATGAAAAAGAATTGTGTCCACAGGGTTCCTTAAAAATGTGAATAGAATGTTTAATTAGAGTGTAATATAATCTGCGTTAAAGCAAGCATAAAAACATTCTGGCTGCCGTCCATGGGATTATAAGAGCTGTTTTATTTGCCGAGACGCCCTCCtctgcacacccacacacacacacacacacccacacaaacactccCCCTTCTCCCATCCAGCACTGTGTAGGAGAGGGGCCAGTAAGTCCGCCAAAAGAGAGCAGAGGCCCCGGCAACGGCAAATATTTACGGCCTTTATCGTTCCCTGTGGTTTTGTCTGAAGTAACAGTCCCGGGCCGCATAGATCCAGCCTCGTCTATGAGCCCATTGTTTTCAGTGAGAACAGCGGGGATATAAAACTCACATAAATATCTCACggctctctcatctctgtatggatgccccccccccacccccctcccccccaccccccccccccgtgacACAAGGCTTTAGTGTGTACCCAGTTAATGTATAAAGTCTTCTGTCAGGTTTATCAGAAGTTCGTGAAGAAAAAACTGTTATGACCCTCTGTAATTATATTTGTTTTATGAAAAAGGGCCTGGATTTTCTTTGGAATATTGAGTTAGTGGTTTTTACAGTGTATATTTTTACATTTAGGCTCTTATCAGAATAGACCTACAGAGTATTTCAGTTCGGTCAGCATTCAGTCATTGCATAAAGGGATTTTTCTGCACTTTCAAAAGTGTTTAGATCACAACAGCACCATATTCTGAAAGGAGGGGGTTAAACTTGACACTTGATTAAGAACCTGGCTGAGAAGTCACCCCGGTGCGTCCAACGGCACTGCCGATTCCTAAATCCTGTGTCAACTCCCTCCATCCAATGCTGTGCAAAACAAACGTACCCCAGAAAGACTAGTGCTGTGAAGACACGATGTGCAATGATTGAAGTAGTCTTCTTAACAATTAGAAACATTGTCCACCCGTTTCCATGTGTCAAAGGTTATAAAGCACCCAATCCCCAAAAATAATTCTCAAGGTGAAGGCTAACTATTATGATTGCCACCTAAATTGGAAGGAGCTAAAATAATGTACAGGAAAGTGGCATTTGATCAACattcaattgttgtaaaaatgtcaAGGCACAATTGTATGGGGCAGGTATTATTTTTGACATAGACAAGAAAATTTAGAAGTACATTTTTCAATTCCATAGTTGGTTTATTAGAGAAAAATTGAATTCATTATGAAATTAAATGAAAACTCAACTGATACTTGATTCAATCATCACATTGAAAAGTGTACTACAGTATAGTCAAGCTGGTCCGGTGTCCTTTAACTACTCGTAGTGTTAAATATCCATTGTTTTTCATCAAACGTTTGCCATAAAACACATTTTCCACTAAAATCCCGAACTTCACATCCAATCATATCCCTGTTCACAAACACTGTCAGTCAGTTAGGCCTACTGAGGAGAGAGATTGCACACAGTCAAGTTCTCTTAAATAAAATCAGTGAAATAGGAATGTAGCCCAACCCGACTCCCCTCCAGTGTGCTGCAGTTCACACTCACCTGGCTGCTCTGTGGGCTGGACGGGTCGTAGCTGGGCACGTAGCTCTTCAGGGAGTCAGGGGGGTTGAGATGGGGTGGGTAGCGGATGGTGGGGTGAGAGAAGTAGGGTGACGGGGCAGGGGGCAAGATGGCCGAGAACTGAAGGGGGGAGTGGGGTGGAGGGCTCCTCGTCGATATAACtaaggggacagggagagagggagggaaacagagaaaggaagaaacagagagagaaacaggggaagacagacagacaaacagagagacacattTAGAGAGGGAAAAACAAACTTTTGAAAAATTCACTAATGGAGAACAAAAACGTACACATTACAATCCCAACTAATTCAAAGGACTTTTGGGGAAAGGCTGAGGGGGATGCATGACAAAAACACTTTCAGTTCAAACACTTTCTTGTAGAGGTCACTGTAGGTCACTGAGTGAGCATGTCTAGACTTAGTAGGGGGGAAGGTGCTTAGCCTACTGACCACTGTGTCCGACCCCTGTAAGTCcggggtggtggtgctgggggaaaGTGCTCAGTCTAGAGGAGGAGTCCTGCGGGGAGGTCGGGCTGAACAAGGGCTTCTCTGGCTTCTTCATGGTGGGAGAcgacatgtctggaggagaggaaatACATACACACCTGGTCAAGGGGAGGTTACCTGGCAACCACAGAGCCACGCGCACAGACGCTGACAGAAGTAGCATCCCTGTTCTTGCTGCGACATCTTTCAAACATACTCCCATGCTGTGGCGTGATGGCAGTCATAGTATAGGCTTGCCATCGCTGTCATTTGACACCTTTGACATGTTTTCTAATGTCTATATGCAAGGTCCTGTATGACAATAGGACTGAACATGAAAAATAATGGACTCCGAAACCTCATGTTCTGTGACAGCAGCCGCTCTCCCCTGACCGTGGGTCAAGCTCAAGTGTCCCCGGCCCTGTCACAAGACCTTCattcctacctctctccctccctctctctcttcctctcttcctccccacaatAGAGAAGAATCCACCTGAAGAGGGAAAGGTGACTCATACCAAACCAGGAAAGGAACAAAGACCTCAGGAATCCAGGGGAATTCCCCACTCAGAATTTTGTAAAAGGAAGGAGCTTAAGtcgtttcagtttttttttttttttttagcaacaTGAGCAATACCTCAGACAAGATGGATGGATCTTTCATTTTTGAAGACGTTCAGACTATGGTACCACCCCACTGTGCacatggttgaatcaacgttgtttccaacatggaatagatgttgaattgatgtctggGACCAGTGGGACAGTTGTTTTTTTACTTGTTCTTATGTGGTGTAACATTCCCTCAAATATATTCTTAACATTTCCTAAAATGACAGAATTACACGATGGACACTTATGGAGAGAGACCTATAATTGGAAAAAACGTTGAAGTTAACGTCAACAGACTTCTCTAACAAAAAAGTCGCACTGGTCTGGGAACCGATCAATGTCAAATCCTAGAATTCACTTAGAATCCCTAGATAACAACACGTCGTTATATGTAAAAATGATTTCACTTTACGAACTCTGTTACTTCACGTTCCACCCCAAAAATGAGCGAGTAAACCAGGGTGTGCTcaggctagggtgtcccagacAGACGAAAGGGCTATGAATCCTATCAAGCAGATATCTAGCTATGAAATGCACCACCGGGTTAGTATGAGGAGCCAGGATTAAGTACTGCACATTTCGTAGGAGCATAGATATGAAAAACCTTCTTCTTCATTGCAAACAGCTGTTCGTTATCAAACCAGTTGCTGACTGACGATTTGAGAGCAGTGCCAAAAAATATGTAAGGGGAGTGGCTAGGTATACATAACTCCACAACATGGCGTCAGCTGTACTGTAACAGTGAAAGGCATTTCAGTGAGCTTACTTTTGAGGACAAAAAAAACGGAATTACGCCTAATCCATGTGCAGTGTAAAAGGGTTTTGTCGGACTAGGCATGTAAAATAAATGTCCGTTTGGCACTTTGGACAGCCTCATATCAGTTTAATATCAATCCACTTCTTTTTTTATTCCCTCTTTACAGAGTAGTCATTTTCCATGAATTTCctgatctctcctctcctcttctccatagCCATTACATTTCAGCATGTGTTCACCCCGATACTGAAAGGTAAAAACACAAAACAGCGGGAGAAGGAAGGGGCGAAAAAACAGTAAATCCCAACGAAGTTTCGTTTAAAAAAGCGAGgggaaaaaaacaccttatgCTGTTTGATGTTGGGACATTCTGTACCCTAAGTGTTTTATCTGTCGTAGGGTAGTGAGATGAGAGGTGTCCCTCTCCCTTCCACTCTAGGGCTTGAGCCCTGGGGGAAGAAGGgggaatgtgtctgtgtgtgtgtcggaggAGAACAATCTGGAAACACGGGACAGTGAGGGCTTAATTAAAAAAGCTACGGGCCCTGGCCTGCACCACGAGACCAGGTAATGAGACATACACCCCTCCCTGGaggatctctcacacacaccctctctctctcgctgcctgtcAGTATAGTGGCGTTAGCAGGGCTAGGCACGGGATGGCCCACCAACTGGGCCTGCCACCTGTTGAGTCAGACAGCTCCTCTGAGACCCAGCTAGCTTCAAACAGGGGCCGCCACACCTTCCCATCACtcactccacctccctctctctctctgacacacacacacacacgcaaacacgtgcctggatacgcacacacacacacacctgttaacCCTAGCGTGACCTTTTCAATCTTGCAGTCTAATAACACAACAAGTTTATGAATAAAGTTCTCTACTAAGTCTGCTCACAGCCACAATTGCTACAGCTCTCACTAGCATGTCTTCCTTCTCACTTTCATTGGTGTAACCCTGCATTCCACAATTAAATCGCTACCAGAATGAAGATTCCACTCACATCGCTTCAACATTGCAACTCTTAACACTGCTTCAACACTCCAATACTCCCTCAGATTGGCGAGAAAACAGGAAGCAATGAGGAGGCTCCCAAACTACCAGAGAACTCAACAACCCTCCAAATGAGCTTATCAACAGGGGCATGTTCTCAGTCACGATATTTCCTGTCAACAATTCTGTTACTCGCCCAGCCTGTTTGTTCTTATCATAGTTATTCAACAGTAATATTGtagacccccccacacacacacatacacacctcccctctcaccttctctctcgtGCCAGGTCCTGCTGCCGCTAGCTGGGGAGCTAGGTGAAGAATAGAAGTCAGGGCCAGTGGGACTGGTCTCCATACTCTCGTCTATGTTGAGGGTCTTGGGCCGTTTACTGGAGAAGAAGGCGGAAAAATGATGAGTCACAACACTGTACGTGTTCTCTGatccctgtgtctctctactgTCACTGCCCCTTGATGTCTGGAAAATGTAATATCTTTACTGCTAACGTATTGTCTAGATGTGTGGGTGTTAATAAAGTTGAACTCCAACAAATGGCCAAAATATGGAAGTACATGATGGAGTAAGATTATCAATTTGCCCCTCAGTTTTGCATCTACCCCCCCGCCCTCTATCTCATTCAAAGTTAAGAGGACAAGGTGTGATGCGGGAGAAGGAGAGTGGGGTTAAGGCAGGGTCCTGCAGTAGACTGACCTGCCAGGcggggaggagagggagcgaTGGAGGCCCACGCTGGAGTTCAGGTCATGGTAGTACGGCTGACTTGGCATGTCGGCCATGGAGAAGTTCACCCCTGCCCCCTGGGTAATGGGCGCTGAAGagtaggga
Above is a genomic segment from Salvelinus fontinalis isolate EN_2023a chromosome 36, ASM2944872v1, whole genome shotgun sequence containing:
- the LOC129835134 gene encoding nuclear factor 1 B-type-like isoform X4, with amino-acid sequence MMYSPICLTQDEFHPFIEALLPHVRAIAYTWFNLQARKRKYFKKHEKRMSKDEERVVKDELLSEKPEIKQKWASRLLAKLRKDIRQEYREDFVLSVTGKKHPCCVLSNPDQKGKIRRIDCLRQADKVWRLDLVMVILFKGIPLESTDGERLIKSSHCTNPTLCVQPHHITVSVKELDLFLAYYVQDQAPITQGAGVNFSMADMPSQPYYHDLNSSVGLHRSLSSPPGSKRPKTLNIDESMETSPTGPDFYSSPSSPASGSRTWHEREDMSSPTMKKPEKPLFSPTSPQDSSSRLSTFPQHHHPGLTGVGHSVISTRSPPPHSPLQFSAILPPAPSPYFSHPTIRYPPHLNPPDSLKSYVPSYDPSSPQSSQVSVNCSTLEGSRVGLHSYFTDFI